From the Cloeon dipterum chromosome 4, ieCloDipt1.1, whole genome shotgun sequence genome, the window gttttaaagttttaaatcacTTTACGGCActgattttgccaatttttttaatctttctttGCTTGGTGGataggagaaaattttaattatgaattatttagaAACATGGGTTTCGtattctttattttgacgAAAAACCGGAGGATCTGTTTAAGATTTTAAGCcaaataattaagaaagaaTCAGAGCTTCCACTTTTATTAAAGCTAAAGACATTTAACCCATCTCTGCTGGGTAGAAATCCGCGGATTTCCCTCGAAAAGCACAACCCAAACCGGGTAAATTTCCTTCTTTAAACGTGTATAATTTGAACTTTAAACTCAGATTGGAAATTAGTTCTTAACCAAATGCCGTAATATGCACTTggtcttttgatttttttcagcgcGCTAAATTAATGATTGAAACGTcacaaaggcaaaaaaataCTCGATTGATTCCATAATTTAAGCAAAAGTGTCTGAATTTGTAATATTCAACAACCGCCACCAGTTTTGatgaacaataaaatcacattGAACGAAAATTGTCcaagaattaatttcttaacgattttccaaacaatttgcagaaggatttatttattcgacACTTTCATGAGAAATATCGAGGagtgtttcatttttgcaaaaaaagtcGCAACGCTGCGTGAATATTAACAGTAATTCGATTTGCGTGCGTCTCTGCGACAGAATGCGCGCGTCCTGCAGGGCTcggctggctggttggctggcTGTTTTTGCctatattatgaaatttttacacacacacagcagtatgtatgtgtgtgtctATCCCCTTTTGAGACTTGGGTACTGCATTAGGTATAACCGTGTTGCCATGGATGTTTCAGACcggctggctggttggctgcTGGCTCATCCATCCCCCTGCCTGCACACTCAGGATATGGAAAAGCTTTTGATCTTTCACCAGTCCACGGCTCTCCACACTTACgaatgcaaattcaattttactttaGCCAAAATATGAACTACTAAACGataactttatttattattcatacgCCGGCagtatctctctctctctctcgctctctctcgctcgctctctctttcCTCTGGGCGCCGCGCGCGTGCATTTATGGTATGGCTGCAGCAGTGAAGCGCttgccggctggctggcacaTTAGATTTTGGTCCATACAAAGCATCATCATCACTTTAGCGTCGGCAAAAGGgagttatattattatattctgCGCCAGAGATGTGTAGAGgcagaagagagaaaaagaggtgctgcgccgccgccgctgccgttgccgttgccgccgccatAAAAGCAACAACCCCTGCCGTCCAAATTGCCTTAATCACCCTTACATGCGCGCTGCAAGGTGCCGTTCATTTgccatgcaaattttatttcgcccAGCGCCAATTACATGCACATACATACattgccgccaccgccgccgccgccgctgctctctGTGGTTATTGTTATCGAGCGTCTTTGCAATTTGCACTAACTATGTACCACTGGCGAATTTAGCCAATCGACTTTTCTCCTTGGAAAGCAATTTGACAGCAAATCAAACACGttggaaataattgtttaaataaaatataattttataggtggcaaattcattcattcgaaGATAATATTTGAGCCATCAGGCCTtggaatgcaaattaaaaatcaaattcagtaaataaattatttttattacttaaagAGAtggagaaatttcaaattaaaagtttgaaggagctcttttttataaaagaaggATAAATGTAAAGATACGCCCTACGAATCATAtataatttgagattttcGCCATTTAATCTACTTTTGATCCTGGCGACTTACTATAAATTAAAGTCTAGGTCACTTTTCGCGATCTTAGAATTTTTTCAACGtaatttccacaattttttaatcccaaataaataatatattaattttgggttgaaattaatataaaacattaagtaaaaataatatttgtcatGAAAATTCTTCATTGAATGGTTCTTTCCAGAACAACattattattagaaaaaaatcgatcgaATGTAATTCCGGAGTTTGCCAATCGGAACTCTTCCGGCCGACCGCTGGCCTGCTTTTTTGGATCAGCCCTTTCCCAACTGGATATTTCCCAAGAGGAGCCGATAAATGCGCTGGCCTCTCTTAAGGAGTATAATAATGGTCTCATTACAAACGGATTTTTGCTCGTTACACTCTCAATAAGAAGAATAATGTGGCAGCCGAGGCAAAGGGAGTGGAGCGCGCGCAGGAAGTAACGAGAAGATAGAGTAAGAGAGGATTTGGCGTTGTGTTATAAAGAGATTCCCACTTCtaaggcaggcaggcagccgcCCTTTATTTATTACCACTCGCCTCCTATTGCCCGAGTCATTTATTTCGCTTGTGAGATAAACTCTGCATAAGGCCGAGCGCACGTAAATTCTCTTACTCTCTCTGTGTCTGCGGTGCGGTGCGAGCACGGGCTTTCGCCGACCGAGCCAAAGGGGCGGAAAAGCAAGATCTCATTCGTGCAAACTAATGCTGAGTGAGCTGGGAATTGAATTCAAAACCtcttaaattgattaaaattttatgttttacttgattgttttaattgttagaACACTGctgactgaaaattaattgtggcTTTCGATTGCCATTCTTTCCTTCTTCATGAAAGACGAATTTTCATAGGTCATCCAAGGAATTTTTTGCTAACTCAACCAATTTTACTCCagatataatatttatttaactaaaatattcattttcacgGGTTATTCGGAgccaatttaagaaaattttgagtcCTCAGTATCTCATCTCCCCgtggagaaatttaaaaaataatgtgctcTTTGGATTTCTCTCGTCAAGCCCGATCGAACAAACACCAAAAGGTCAACTGTAAATAttggttgattttaaaatttggaaatcagctcaggagtaaaaaaataagctcACTTATTATTTATAGGTCGTGAGTTGGAGGAGTTCagttttcctaaaataaattttacaagggCTACAACAGAGGGGTAACCTGGCAGTTGAAATtcaaagctaaatttttcatattttcaagctaaaaataataggTTTCttttgaagaataaaaaatattatttctcttcCACCGcttagtgatttttaaaattagaaaaaagtgTGGCATATAGTCACCTCCTCCTCACTTGCGCACGGACgtgcaaatgaaatttgaaattccctCCACGCGCAATGTATCAGAGAGGCAGAGAGTGCCGGCGTTTCTGCCTCGTTTCGACGGGTGTATCGCTTTCCTTCCAATTTCTCCCAGTTTAAATTCCCGAGATCAAAAGGAAAGGAAAAGTGCAACTCCTCGCTATAATCGAGTTTGCAGCCGTCAATAAAGTGGCCATGTTTTTCCTCCTTTAACTAGTTACTGGGCCTGCAAAATTGCGCACTACGTGATGGCAAAGTGAATGCGCGCACAAAAGccgaagaaaataaaaaataaaacaccatGAGCCATTGATATTCTGCAAACCTCTCCAATCAGTACAGGGCTGAGAGTTTTCGTTTGTTTTTTGATCCAAATTTTTAGGCCACTTTTAgcttattttaatgtaaaattatagtttaattttatgttaagTGTTAAGGATTTTTTTCGAGAGAGATGATACAAAAATCAGGATCTatttagaacattttaaaaaggtgctctaaattaatatttcataattttctgtgaattttgttataattattcCTAAATTTAACTACCTTAATTGCACTTTATTAAATGGGAAACAATTTAAGATCTCtatattgacaattttttctatcaGTTTTCAAagtgttgaattaaaatcatcttcTGATTGTGATTTTCGTTGCTTTGATTCGCCCTCTAATTGTTTTCCTGGGCCAATTATTGTCAAATGATGTCATCCATTCAATCAGCCATGCATCCATGCAAGCAAGGAGCCAAAATTTGCCTTCGTCCGATAGACTACTCGTCTGCTGCTGGTGCGGTGTGCACGCGCGCGAATTGTATTAGTGGAGTAATCAGTTGTCGTGTTAACAGATTATTATTAGCCAGCAGCTAGAGCACCCTGGGGGTGGATTAAGCGTGAGGGTTGGTACTGGGCGCAGCAGAGACCACCatctgctctgctctcgagTGCACCCCCAGCTCGCCCTCCCTCCCGAAGCATCAAGCATCCCCCTTATGCAAACACGCATATATACACATTCGACACTCGTATTATATGTGTCTATCTTCTAACTGAACGCTATAAAGCTACTTACAAGAGGGgaggcaataaataataacacggCGCATTCTCGTAGTCGAGGGTAGATTCACCCCGTACCGTGTGAACATGCGCCcgccgaaaatttattttctgcgaatttttaaccatttttatttattttaaattttctattagttttaatattttttaagtttgtcggtcaatatttttattccagtaaaaaattctacagacttttgaatttaaagacTTTCTGGCTgtgtctaatttattttagtttaaaaaattatcctgAGGTAGCGGTTCATTGGGGTTGTTTTACTTCATATATTGTAAAACCTATCAgccaaataaatgcaaaaatcaacaaatatatttttttatgtttctatAGGAAGGGCTCGAGAAACTGGATGAAcccattttttatatgaagTTCTAACTCATAACTCAGAGTAAAAATGTCGCAAAACTGCATATGtgttagataaatttttgttccaaagaaaattgattttcaacaaaaatcatcACCAACATTActcttttcaattcaattagaaCCACTTCTGGAGGGGAAAATCgataatatgaaaaaactACAAACAAAACTTTCCAACCCAACGAATaccacaaataattatttaaaatttccagtaaatcccaaaaatcaattctgtTCAACCTCAACAACGTTTTTGAACTAAATATTCCGCGAATTCCATTTATATGAGAATCATTTATACACTCTAAgcttaaatgaaataatgccAGACGCAATTTAGTTATTctgttgatttatttactctcgTGCACTTGGAAAATCCATCTCATAAAAAGCTGAgctttccaatttatttttaaatagagttGTCCAACCATAGAGCAcggttttcattttcaccCCCCACTGCGGTAGCTGGGAGCAGGGAGGGATGCGTGCAACGAATGTGGAGAATGATCATCACGTATAAATAAACCCTCAAGTGAGCGCACCCCTTTAATTTCCATTGTCGTTTTGACAAACTTTAGATAGCGATTAGTCATGTGGATACATGTGTGCggctcattattattattatggtgttcaaatatttaacactTCTTCGGCGGGATGGGGCACCACATGTGGTTAGCCGCGATTATGAATTTCGATGCTCGAGTGCACGTCTATGAAGATTTGCGCCCGCCGACGAATATTTCACGTGCGAATGCCCGCGTGCATCATCATTatcgcgtgtgtgtgtatattgtGTATGAGATAAATAATGGACTCCTCAGGGCTGTGCTCTCTATGCTTCCCACCGAACCCATCTGCGGATGAGCAAATATTGTTACACGCCGCGCGGCTGTATTGCTGCCGTTAGACCAGATTTCTAGCTCGTGTATAtctggaaattattattggttCACAGATTGATCTCGATTCAGAACcgggaattattattttagtgcaGGGGTTCAACCTTCTGCTCGGAGTTGAGATCGAGCGTCTATTTTGTGAccttatttcaaatttgccgAACGAAATTTGACAATATATTATATCTTTAAAAAGACAATGTCCAATGTCTGTTTTAATAAGGTATTGGGAGTCCATTTTTCAAGTGGAAGTTGCTCTAAGATAAATATCTAAAAAGGCGGCGTAAGGCAACTCGTAGAATTATGTTCTAAAATATagatttggcaaaatttatttcatcttaAATTGGTATCGTTAAAATTATCCTAAAGAAAGGTAATTTTCCAGGAAGTGATTTCGACAATTTGTCGTTGTGAATTAAATGGCCTGAGCATGGATTCCTTAAATTGTTAACTTTCATTGTTCAATTACAATTAGACAATTCGATCGGTTCCAATTTTGTAAGGTTAGTTGTAGAGAATGAGAactaaacatattttgaaagctaaaattatttactatttttttaattttatttaaaaaaaaatactcgttagaaatatgaaaataaaggaaaattaaaaaaatacatatatagatacatttttcttttgttctcGATCAAAATTGAGCTTTCTGACATGGTAGTAAACtcgggaatttaaaaaaatcatcctgAACCTTTAGTGAGCCTTAATTATCCcggcagttttaaaattagggACTTTTCTGGAAAGTCGATCGATTTGTCTTGTCAAGAATAGTCTACCCATAAAATATCATCACGACTGAATAAAATCTAACttcacaatttgattttaaacgaTTTCCCATGTTAAATCCAGGGCTGGGCATGAAATTAATGTGGCTTTTTgcggttaaataaatttttttgcaaaaaaaaaacacactttgcagttattgatttttgcctttttagctcttttgtcatatttttatataaaattttctttggacAATGTTTTAgttacgaaaaaattattaaaaatactaaacgcTGTGAACCTCAGTTTTTCAGAATAttattgatatatattttttgctctttttatccctgtccgaggaccgggaagggcgcgcactgtactagcacgaatgctgaaacccgggtcccaataacaccgcgaacggataacatgggcgcaccaggccgcacagggacccagcccactcaagggccacttgcctccgcaccgaggactgtattgaaacgctagacattcgtcccgtgaagccaaatcacgcatgctggaaaggtgcaaagcagcaagtagcgagtcggcgccggtgcgcctcccagcccgttgagcaatttgagcatttcgagtcactaaactaaccactttttgccatctctgacattgggtagccagtattagatctcccaactgctcaaataccttccattgctttgacactcctgagagtgccttaacaatgcgagccaacgggctggttttaaTGGTTAAACAGGTCAATTTCGAGTTCTGTACGTATAAGTACAGTACAAACCACGCAAAAAACTACTGCACTGTAAGTTTGGGAATTTCCCTGGGAGATTCCCAGCCCTGGTTATAAGCCCCATAAAGATTTTAACCCTTTGAAGCTCGCAAAATCCATCAAATCAAAAGTGTTCCGCTGGAGCTATTTCctatcttattgttagttccATACTATATAATTACACGATTTCATAATAGTAAAATTTCGTAAAATCTAGAGTTTCCTTGTCTGACActccattattttaatttcgtttatgcacgaataatatttattattctgcTTTTGACTGAGACATCTGATCTGAACTGGAAGTGCGTGTGTTGTGGTGTCAAGTGTCAGatcaaaatatcatttgacGTGCAGTGGTGCAtatgcgcgcgcgtgtgtgtgcatcGGAGCATTTTGGGGCGGCGTGCGCGCGGAGGATGTgcataaaattgattcatgGCTAGATATTACGCTTCATACAATAATAATCAAGCCCGTTTTATGATGAATGGCCGGCCGTTTGTGTGAAATTGCCGGGGAAGAGCGTGCATTAAATATATACGCCGGGAAGAGCAGCCAAGCATCTTTTTATATACAAACATGATCTGTATTGGCAATTTGCTTTTATATACTCCCGGCAGCAGGAAGAGCCAGGCGATCATAATTCACATTCGCCTTGATGACCATTATCGACGGGGTAAATGGATGGATGCCTTCAGGTCGcgaattatttacttttaaagctacaatttctttttatgCTTCTTGAATGGTTTTACGGGAAAATATGTAACTGCGAGGGCTAGTTTGCTGATTggttttttcgtttttcaaccaaataaattttagtcaGTGAATCCATCAATTTCTTGCGAACTCTTGGCGATATCttgaagtatttttataaGGGTACGCAAGGATTAATTAATCCAGCACAGACCTTTGGTTTTATATTATTGTAGGTTCACAGTTTAAAGTTGTCACCGCAGACGcagaatttatattataaatttataaatcaactGGCATccttgaaaacaatttaacaatCCCCAGAAGGATTTTATaaacgcaaaatttgaaatacgtgaattaaaaaataacagcaaaaattcaattgtttgGAAAGcgcaaatttttcatattttacttttattgggagcaaaaattaagtaatcaGCCCTAATTACAAccgtttctcatttttttttaatttccacatTCTTATCGtacaagaaaattgaataaaattccaCCTGTCCTGTCTCTAAATCAATGGAATTTTCTCCATATTAAAATCATTCCTAATTGGCCTGGCTGGTGCATCATTACAAAAATTCTCACGCGaaggtaaaattggaatattggcataaaaaatgtcaaatcctatctatatatttatgattttcaattatattaaGTCACCCACTTACTGCAAGATCTCTCATTATATTTTCGCGGTTTCGATGTATAGTTGACTAGCCCTATCTTCAAATAGTATCCCGAGCGCTCGCAAGAGCGCGCTAGTGCTCGGTCTCCTGCCGTTAAACCCGGTTGAAATAGTAAAATCTTTCGTCACGCTCATAAAAACAATGCAGGATAATATGAGCAATCTTATTGATACCGGTTGAGCAAAATGAGTACTCGGTAGCTTTGTCTTCGGCCACAAATTCTATCGTACCCAAATGATGGGTATTAATATTGTAGGATGAACAGCAGAGGGAAACGACAGTTTTGCTCGCTGCAATTAGCGAATAAgacctatttaaattttgtcaaatcacCACATTaccagacaaaaaataatttacttctcCAAGTCATATTTTTGACTGTTTATTGACTGTATATATATCCTACAGATtatctttataattttacatatCAATACCTCCTCGgtcctgaaaaattattttcaatgtgCCACACGTTTCTAAAAGAGTTCTCTATCGCTCTATTTTGgatatctatttttaaaagaaaggaTAAcgttttttgtcaaatattttcattttgaaagtgGATTTGAAAGTATGCCATATCTTGTAGAATTTACTTGGCAATATCAACGGGCTTAGCGCAAAACGGGAAATTTATAGAACAATCAACAAGAGTTTCTATAATTATTGCACCTCTAATTTGGGTGTAAATATACTAGTAGTTGCATGAATGCACACGCTgagttgaagaaaaataatacttttacTCGCacacattttgaatttgaatagaAATGGCTGCGTGCAGAGCAGAATATGGGTGTACATAAAGGAAATACTACTTATTCATTAACTTTTTGAACTTAAGTACTATATTTTTACAAGGTCATATTTACAGTATTAACATATATAAGGAAAAAACAAAGcgaaatatatacatattagtcGTCGTCGAATGTAATATCTAGAATATCATAATTATCTACTTCggccattaaattaaatgttatatcTTCCAATGAAATATCATCCTCATCCTCATAAATCTCTTCATCGTCGTCACTTTCGAGAGGATCCCCATCATAGAGACCCCACAACTCACGCGCTTTACCCATCTCAATGTAACAAGCCAAAGGATTGTCCAGATCATAGGTTTCACTCCTATCTTGCCACGCTGGATAGAGGTATAGAAATTTGGCCAGAATGGGGTCCAGGAAGCTTATCATTGTTTGGTTTCGGCAGTTAAGATAAACTCGCGAGTGCGGTAATTCTATTGGTTGCTGCCGAAATAGAGCATACATTGTATCTTCTTTGTTTGCCTCTATTTTCAAGGACAAGTTCGTCAACTTGGGGCAAAACGcactaatatttttcaataggTCGCTGAGGGCCACGAAGACGCCGTGATACGCGCCTCGGTATTGCAGGATCACTTCGACGGAGGTGAGCTCTTCGCTGAGAGTGACGGCCTTGTCATAGATCTGCTTGGAAAAGACCCAGATGCTCCTCGCACTGATGCGCCATCCGACGTGCAGCTCGATGCTCCGTACGTCTTTAGTCAACAATAAGTTGACTGCCTCATCGACTGGCAGATGTTCGACAACTGGTCCGTTGTTGGTGGCAAAATGGCCAATCTTGACCTTCAGGTGGCGTCGTCGCGTGGAGTCCCTGTCATTGGTGATCGGCGGCACTACTGGCGCGGGCTGCAGTTGCTGCTCGCCACCGGATTGCAACAGGGCGGTAGTCAACCGCTTCACTGTCATTTTATACCTCGAAAGGTCCATCACAACGTCGACcatctataaaaattaaaagagaaacaattgtaaatttattcaacataAAAGCCATGCGAGCACACGTGCAAAAAATTGGTGTGAGCGCatggtatttttttagatcGCATGCTCAACTAAACACTCCTTTTGAGACATGGCCacgcaaattttataattataaaaatagatatttaaGTGGGAAGTTTCATAATTCTTCTTAAGGTCTAAA encodes:
- the LOC135941675 gene encoding uncharacterized protein LOC135941675, producing the protein MVDVVMDLSRYKMTVKRLTTALLQSGGEQQLQPAPVVPPITNDRDSTRRRHLKVKIGHFATNNGPVVEHLPVDEAVNLLLTKDVRSIELHVGWRISARSIWVFSKQIYDKAVTLSEELTSVEVILQYRGAYHGVFVALSDLLKNISAFCPKLTNLSLKIEANKEDTMYALFRQQPIELPHSRVYLNCRNQTMISFLDPILAKFLYLYPAWQDRSETYDLDNPLACYIEMGKARELWGLYDGDPLESDDDEEIYEDEDDISLEDITFNLMAEVDNYDILDITFDDD